A stretch of Flavobacterium sp. N1994 DNA encodes these proteins:
- a CDS encoding PhoH family protein, whose protein sequence is MNERIIELHDIAPKEFWGAQDTHLETIKRYYPKLKIVARGTTLKAFGEKEELDEFENRFNRLMLHFTRYNNIDDNVIDRVIHSNSHEEQRMPDSDKILVHGIGGKLIKAMTPNQQKLVDFVAKNDMVFAVGPAGTGKTYTGVALAVKALKEKQVKRIILTRPAVEAGENLGFLPGDMKEKLDPYMQPLYDALRDMLPPQTLEDYLLKGIIQIAPLAFMRGRTLDNAFVILDEAQNTTHSQMKMFLTRMGKNAKFIITGDPGQVDLPRRTISGLKEAILVLKDVEGIGIIYLDDKDIVRHRLVKKVIDAYKSIENNDY, encoded by the coding sequence TTGAACGAACGTATCATTGAATTACACGACATTGCTCCAAAAGAATTTTGGGGCGCTCAAGATACCCATCTTGAAACTATTAAAAGGTACTATCCTAAACTCAAAATTGTCGCTCGTGGCACAACTCTAAAGGCGTTTGGCGAAAAAGAAGAACTCGATGAGTTTGAAAATCGTTTTAATCGCTTGATGTTGCATTTTACGCGGTACAACAATATTGATGACAATGTAATTGATCGAGTCATTCATAGCAATTCTCACGAAGAGCAACGTATGCCAGACAGTGATAAAATCTTAGTTCACGGAATAGGAGGAAAGCTGATTAAAGCTATGACTCCTAACCAACAAAAGCTAGTTGATTTTGTTGCCAAAAACGATATGGTATTCGCTGTTGGTCCAGCTGGAACTGGAAAGACTTATACAGGAGTAGCTTTAGCAGTAAAGGCATTAAAAGAAAAACAAGTAAAACGAATTATCTTAACACGTCCTGCTGTGGAAGCTGGGGAAAATTTAGGGTTTTTACCAGGGGATATGAAAGAAAAGCTAGATCCTTACATGCAGCCTTTGTATGATGCTTTGCGCGATATGTTGCCACCACAAACTTTGGAAGATTATCTACTAAAAGGAATCATACAAATTGCACCACTAGCTTTCATGCGTGGAAGAACCTTAGACAATGCTTTCGTAATTTTGGATGAAGCACAAAACACTACGCATTCGCAAATGAAGATGTTCTTAACGCGTATGGGTAAAAATGCCAAGTTCATCATTACTGGTGATCCGGGTCAGGTAGATTTACCAAGAAGAACCATCTCAGGTTTGAAAGAAGCCATACTAGTTTTGAAAGATGTAGAAGGTATCGGAATCATTTACCTAGATGACAAAGATATCGTGCGTCATAGATTAGTTAAGAAAGTGATTGATGCGTATAAGAGTATTGAGAATAATGACTATTAA
- a CDS encoding S-adenosyl-l-methionine hydroxide adenosyltransferase family protein: MSIITLTTDYGVKDHFVGALKGKLLSEFPEATIIDISHNIDPFNVAETAYVINAAYSSFPKGTVHLIGVDIEINPETPQHIAMQWNNQYFVCADNGILSMLIQKIVPQKLVAINIHDRLPSDATELDVFVKVACHLAKGGLPNVIGKEIKAIKEVTELQPISSDNQIKGYVIYTDHLGNVVTNISKKLFLEIGKTRPYEIKFKNKNIKTIFSKYSDIGLSEQYPLKDYEGQKLAIFNEAGFLEIAIFRSNPETVGSAASLLGLNYRDVVTIEFRN, encoded by the coding sequence ATGTCAATAATTACCTTAACGACCGATTATGGAGTAAAAGACCACTTTGTTGGGGCTTTAAAAGGTAAATTATTATCAGAGTTTCCAGAAGCTACTATCATTGACATTTCTCATAATATTGATCCCTTTAATGTTGCTGAAACGGCTTATGTGATTAATGCCGCCTACAGTAGTTTCCCCAAAGGAACGGTGCATTTAATAGGAGTAGATATCGAAATCAATCCAGAAACACCACAACACATTGCCATGCAATGGAACAACCAGTATTTCGTTTGTGCTGATAATGGGATTTTGAGCATGCTGATTCAAAAAATAGTACCACAGAAATTAGTGGCCATTAATATTCATGATAGATTGCCCAGTGATGCTACCGAATTGGATGTATTCGTTAAAGTAGCCTGTCATTTAGCTAAAGGAGGATTGCCTAACGTTATTGGTAAAGAAATCAAAGCTATTAAAGAAGTAACCGAGTTGCAACCCATTAGCTCCGACAACCAAATTAAAGGGTATGTCATTTATACCGATCATTTGGGCAATGTGGTAACTAATATTTCTAAGAAGCTGTTTTTAGAAATTGGCAAAACACGTCCTTATGAGATTAAGTTTAAAAACAAAAACATCAAAACCATCTTCTCCAAATACTCGGATATCGGACTTTCAGAACAATATCCATTAAAAGATTATGAAGGACAGAAATTGGCCATTTTTAATGAAGCTGGTTTTTTAGAGATTGCCATTTTTAGAAGTAATCCAGAAACCGTAGGTTCCGCAGCCAGTTTATTAGGATTGAATTATAGAGATGTGGTTACGATTGAGTTTAGGAATTAG
- a CDS encoding putative quinol monooxygenase, with translation MFVRIVKMSFHQEHIPKFLENFDVMKEKIRGAQGNQLLELYQDKDNPCVFFTYSYWDTEEDLENYRRSELFYEVWTFTKQLFNEKPEAWSVDKVVTLP, from the coding sequence ATGTTTGTTAGAATAGTTAAAATGAGTTTTCACCAAGAACATATTCCGAAATTTTTGGAAAATTTTGACGTGATGAAAGAAAAGATAAGAGGCGCACAAGGCAATCAGTTGCTAGAATTGTACCAAGACAAAGATAATCCGTGCGTGTTCTTTACTTATAGCTATTGGGACACCGAAGAAGACTTGGAAAACTATCGCCGTTCGGAATTGTTTTATGAGGTGTGGACGTTTACCAAACAACTCTTTAACGAAAAACCAGAAGCATGGAGTGTAGACAAGGTAGTTACACTACCATAA
- the gldF gene encoding gliding motility-associated ABC transporter permease subunit GldF: MKSIALREIKSFFGSPIGYLVIGIFLLLNGLFLWVFDGEYNILQSGFADLSPFFTLAPWILIFLIPAVTMRSFSDEKKQGTIELLLTKPLSLWQIVSGKFLGSFLLIVIALLPTLVYVYVIYGLGMPEGNIDMGSTMGSYFGLLFLISAYTAIGIFTSTLSENQIVAFLLSVFLCFLFYFGFEGISTYVKSFEDAVARIGMDYHFKSMSRGVIDTRDILYFVSVAFLFLSFTVFKLKSLKS; the protein is encoded by the coding sequence ATGAAATCAATAGCGTTACGCGAAATAAAATCCTTCTTTGGTTCTCCTATTGGATACCTGGTGATTGGGATATTTCTCTTGCTCAATGGGTTGTTCCTTTGGGTTTTTGATGGCGAATACAACATCTTGCAAAGTGGTTTTGCGGATTTGAGTCCGTTTTTTACTTTGGCTCCTTGGATTTTGATTTTCTTAATACCAGCGGTAACCATGCGTAGTTTTTCGGATGAAAAAAAACAAGGCACTATAGAGTTGTTGTTAACCAAGCCTTTATCGCTTTGGCAAATAGTAAGCGGGAAATTTTTAGGTTCGTTTCTTTTGATTGTCATTGCACTACTTCCCACTTTGGTATACGTATACGTTATTTATGGTTTAGGAATGCCCGAAGGTAATATCGATATGGGCAGCACGATGGGGTCTTATTTTGGATTGTTGTTTTTAATAAGTGCTTACACCGCTATTGGGATTTTTACTTCTACCCTATCTGAAAATCAAATTGTGGCTTTCTTGTTATCGGTGTTTTTGTGTTTTCTTTTTTACTTTGGGTTTGAAGGCATTTCCACTTATGTTAAAAGTTTTGAAGATGCTGTGGCCCGAATTGGAATGGATTATCATTTCAAAAGTATGTCACGCGGTGTTATAGATACCAGAGACATTCTCTATTTTGTGAGTGTCGCCTTTTTGTTCTTGTCCTTTACTGTTTTTAAACTTAAATCTTTGAAATCGTAA
- the gldG gene encoding gliding motility-associated ABC transporter substrate-binding protein GldG — MSTTKNNFKRILVTIAIIVLLNIAGHFVFHRFDLTADKRYTLSETSLNIVGKVKEPLYIDVFLEGEFPGEFKKLQTETQQLLEEYKAQNSNIIFQFVNPLENEDDKDKTMQSFLERGMTPVNVTVNDKGQQTQEVVFPWAVATCGNRSVKVPLLKNMMGASTAQKVVSSVQHLEYAFANAINTVSRVKQKKVAVIQGNGELHDALMADFIKSVKDNYYIGPFTLDSVAKSPVESLKYLKKYDLAIIAKPTEAFTDEEKQVLDQFIIHGGKTLWLVDQVNMEMDSLYNESGANLAFPRDLNLNDMFFKYGVRIRPDLIFDLQNTPIALATGGQGSATQYTQYPWFYSPMIYPELHSKNPIVSNLDGIKFEFASPIEPLKNPIKKTVLLQSSQYSKLVGTPAEVNLKVVSQRPDAKDFTGTGNYPVAVLLEGQFHSVYENRVLPFKDGTFKTTDKSGKMIIVSDGDVIKNQLDKNLQPLELGYDKWTNNLYANKEFMMNCVNYLLDDNGLINIRSKEVNLPILDKEKVYASYTYSQVITVAVPIVILLLFGVAFTFLRKRKYSK; from the coding sequence ATGAGCACCACTAAAAATAACTTCAAAAGAATACTAGTTACTATTGCCATTATAGTACTATTGAACATAGCTGGTCATTTCGTATTCCATCGTTTTGATTTGACGGCAGACAAACGGTATACCCTTTCGGAAACTTCGCTGAACATTGTTGGCAAGGTTAAAGAACCTTTATATATAGATGTCTTTCTAGAAGGAGAGTTTCCGGGAGAATTTAAGAAACTACAAACCGAGACACAGCAATTACTAGAGGAATATAAAGCTCAAAATTCCAACATCATCTTTCAATTTGTAAATCCTTTAGAAAACGAAGACGACAAAGACAAAACCATGCAATCGTTTTTAGAGCGTGGTATGACTCCTGTTAATGTTACCGTAAATGATAAAGGACAACAAACTCAAGAAGTGGTTTTCCCTTGGGCGGTGGCTACTTGTGGCAATCGCTCGGTGAAAGTGCCTTTGTTGAAAAATATGATGGGGGCTTCAACGGCACAAAAAGTCGTGAGTTCTGTGCAACACTTAGAGTATGCTTTCGCCAATGCTATCAATACGGTTTCTAGAGTCAAACAAAAGAAAGTAGCGGTTATTCAAGGCAACGGTGAATTGCACGATGCTTTAATGGCTGATTTTATTAAATCGGTTAAAGACAACTATTACATTGGTCCTTTTACTTTGGATTCAGTGGCTAAAAGTCCGGTAGAGAGTTTGAAATACCTTAAGAAGTATGACTTAGCTATCATAGCGAAACCAACAGAAGCGTTTACCGATGAAGAAAAACAAGTGCTTGACCAATTTATAATTCACGGAGGTAAAACCTTGTGGCTAGTAGATCAAGTGAATATGGAAATGGACAGTTTGTATAACGAGTCAGGTGCTAATTTAGCCTTTCCTAGAGATTTGAACTTAAATGATATGTTCTTCAAATACGGCGTTAGAATCCGACCTGATTTGATTTTTGATTTGCAAAATACTCCAATCGCTCTCGCAACTGGAGGTCAAGGAAGTGCTACTCAATACACGCAATATCCTTGGTTTTATTCACCCATGATTTATCCGGAATTGCATTCTAAGAATCCTATTGTTAGTAATCTTGACGGCATCAAATTTGAGTTTGCCAGTCCGATTGAACCTTTGAAGAATCCTATTAAGAAAACGGTATTATTACAATCGTCTCAATATTCTAAGTTAGTTGGAACACCTGCGGAAGTGAATTTAAAAGTAGTTTCTCAAAGACCCGATGCTAAAGACTTCACAGGTACTGGAAACTATCCTGTAGCAGTTTTATTAGAAGGTCAATTTCATTCGGTTTATGAGAATCGCGTGTTGCCTTTTAAAGATGGCACTTTTAAAACCACAGACAAATCTGGAAAAATGATTATCGTTTCCGATGGTGATGTCATCAAAAACCAGTTGGACAAAAACTTGCAACCGTTAGAACTAGGGTATGATAAATGGACCAATAACTTGTATGCCAACAAAGAATTCATGATGAATTGCGTCAATTATTTATTGGATGACAACGGACTTATCAACATTAGAAGCAAAGAAGTGAATTTGCCTATTTTAGACAAAGAAAAAGTCTATGCTTCTTACACGTATTCGCAGGTCATAACTGTAGCAGTTCCAATAGTTATTCTATTGTTATTTGGAGTAGCATTCACCTTTTTGCGCAAGCGAAAGTATAGTAAGTAA
- the dnaN gene encoding DNA polymerase III subunit beta, whose protein sequence is MKFIVSSSYLLKQLQVLGSVINSSNTLPILDNFLFELDHKNLTVSASDLETTMSATLEIDSTSKGSVAVPAKLLLDILKTFPEQPLTFTVEENSTIEISSNSGKYAIAYAPGEEFPKSVSLDNPSSTVVASDVLATAIGKTIFAAGNDDLRPVMSGVFFQFSPEGLIFVATDAHKLVKYTRTDVKASQVADFIMPKKPLNILKSILGTSDSDVTIEYNDSNATFSFDSYVLTCRLIDGKYPNYEAVIPKENPNKLMINRVLLLNSVRRVAIFSNKTTHQIRLKIAGAELNISAEDIDYSNKAEERLTCDYQGDDMQIGFNSRFLSEMLTNLTSDEIMLEMSMPNRAGILTPIDGLDEGETVTMLVMPVMLNN, encoded by the coding sequence ATGAAGTTTATAGTATCGAGTTCCTACTTATTAAAACAACTACAAGTTTTAGGTAGCGTTATCAACAGTAGTAATACTTTACCTATTTTAGATAATTTTCTTTTCGAATTAGACCATAAAAACTTAACGGTTTCTGCTTCTGATTTAGAGACTACCATGTCGGCTACTTTAGAAATTGATTCTACTAGCAAAGGAAGTGTTGCTGTTCCTGCGAAATTGTTATTAGACATTCTAAAAACATTTCCAGAGCAACCGTTAACTTTCACGGTAGAAGAAAACAGCACTATTGAAATCAGTTCGAATTCAGGGAAATATGCTATTGCTTATGCTCCTGGTGAAGAATTTCCAAAATCTGTAAGTTTAGACAATCCTTCTTCTACTGTAGTAGCCTCAGATGTATTGGCTACCGCTATCGGAAAAACCATCTTTGCTGCTGGTAATGATGATTTAAGACCTGTAATGAGCGGCGTATTTTTCCAATTCTCTCCAGAAGGGTTAATCTTTGTAGCTACCGATGCGCACAAACTAGTAAAATATACTCGCACCGATGTAAAAGCATCACAAGTGGCGGATTTCATCATGCCAAAGAAACCTTTGAACATTTTGAAAAGCATCTTAGGAACTTCCGATTCTGATGTTACTATCGAATACAATGATTCTAATGCGACGTTCTCTTTTGATAGTTATGTTTTGACTTGTCGTTTGATTGATGGAAAATATCCAAACTACGAAGCGGTGATTCCAAAAGAAAACCCAAATAAATTAATGATTAACCGTGTCTTGTTATTGAACTCTGTGCGACGTGTTGCCATTTTCTCTAACAAAACTACCCACCAAATTCGTTTGAAAATTGCAGGTGCCGAATTGAACATCTCTGCGGAAGATATTGATTACTCCAACAAAGCAGAAGAAAGATTGACTTGTGATTATCAAGGCGATGATATGCAAATTGGCTTTAACTCTCGTTTCTTATCGGAGATGTTGACTAATTTAACTTCTGACGAAATCATGTTAGAAATGTCAATGCCTAATCGCGCTGGAATCTTAACTCCTATAGATGGATTAGATGAAGGCGAAACTGTTACTATGCTTGTTATGCCAGTAATGTTAAACAACTAA
- a CDS encoding Lipl32 family lipoprotein → MKKNVLAGLVCLAIGMSATAQKLGSFGADLAKKSVFGKEIRVPYTDMTSYYGFIKPGSKPDEVKAGKKMYYIYVWIPVAAPEIGIRMISPVPEGMSPSDKDYKSADYTANAADTKSFFDTWVTFERADLIFKIEDIASKVKTTSWTKYETNDDSSEMPAQPSGSKYNSLMRITSDTSNPSKSLVMGLYRIGFTTYKTGEVQGSFLAQLGAPIKLPGVQVAVNPAEIKKQ, encoded by the coding sequence ATGAAGAAAAACGTATTGGCAGGATTAGTATGTCTTGCTATTGGAATGAGCGCTACCGCTCAAAAACTAGGCAGCTTTGGTGCCGATTTAGCTAAAAAATCAGTATTCGGAAAAGAAATTAGAGTTCCTTACACCGATATGACTAGCTATTATGGATTTATCAAACCAGGATCAAAACCAGATGAAGTAAAAGCAGGAAAAAAAATGTACTATATCTACGTTTGGATTCCGGTTGCTGCACCAGAAATTGGTATTAGAATGATTTCTCCAGTGCCAGAAGGCATGTCACCCTCTGATAAAGATTACAAATCGGCTGATTACACTGCTAATGCTGCCGATACTAAGAGTTTCTTTGACACTTGGGTAACTTTTGAAAGAGCCGATCTTATTTTTAAAATTGAAGATATCGCTTCAAAAGTTAAAACGACATCTTGGACAAAATATGAAACCAATGATGATTCGTCTGAAATGCCAGCTCAACCTTCTGGTAGCAAATACAACTCTTTGATGAGAATTACCAGCGACACGTCTAACCCTTCTAAATCATTAGTAATGGGATTATACAGAATAGGTTTCACAACATACAAAACAGGTGAAGTACAAGGAAGTTTCTTAGCGCAATTAGGAGCTCCTATTAAACTCCCTGGAGTTCAAGTGGCGGTTAACCCAGCTGAAATTAAAAAACAATAA
- a CDS encoding universal stress protein: MKKILLPLDFSKTSDNAFIYALEMAKLFKSELVLLHTFDLPIVDSQAMPINYSVIYDTIELANFEHFKEVMPRLRALAEERNLGHIAMSHILMDGDLVYNIKKVIQQENIDFVVMGTKGASGWLDSFIGTNTSAVISNVSVPVLSVPVEAQFKKIETIAFTTRFRDKDIEALVKVLLFAKKMNAKVKCLYVKTPDSDVSDEMIKKWEAHFEAEKELQFFIIPNENVKETIEDFLLNQDVDIQAMLTYKRNFFVELFTNTTTQQLSYHLKTPILALHE; the protein is encoded by the coding sequence ATGAAAAAGATTCTTTTACCGTTAGACTTTTCTAAAACTTCAGATAATGCTTTTATCTATGCCTTAGAGATGGCGAAGTTGTTTAAATCAGAGTTGGTGTTATTACACACGTTTGATTTGCCTATAGTGGATAGTCAGGCGATGCCTATTAATTATTCTGTGATTTATGATACGATTGAGTTGGCTAATTTTGAGCACTTCAAAGAAGTCATGCCCAGATTAAGAGCCTTAGCCGAAGAAAGAAACTTGGGACACATCGCAATGAGTCATATTTTGATGGATGGGGACTTGGTTTACAACATCAAAAAAGTAATCCAACAAGAAAACATCGATTTTGTGGTTATGGGTACCAAAGGGGCTTCGGGATGGTTAGACTCTTTTATAGGAACAAATACCAGCGCTGTAATTTCTAATGTATCCGTTCCCGTTTTGAGTGTTCCGGTAGAAGCCCAATTCAAAAAAATTGAAACCATAGCTTTTACTACACGCTTTAGAGATAAAGATATTGAAGCACTCGTTAAGGTGTTGCTTTTTGCCAAAAAAATGAATGCAAAAGTAAAATGCTTGTATGTAAAAACACCTGATTCTGATGTGTCAGACGAAATGATTAAAAAATGGGAAGCGCACTTTGAGGCCGAAAAAGAGTTGCAATTCTTTATCATTCCTAATGAGAACGTAAAAGAAACCATAGAAGATTTCTTGTTGAATCAAGATGTGGATATCCAAGCCATGTTGACCTACAAACGAAACTTCTTTGTGGAACTCTTTACCAATACTACTACACAACAATTGTCTTATCATTTAAAAACACCGATATTGGCGTTACACGAATAA
- the mnmE gene encoding tRNA uridine-5-carboxymethylaminomethyl(34) synthesis GTPase MnmE: protein MISQETIVALASPSGAGAIAVIRLSGPHALTIAEQVFQSVSKKSISLQKTHTIHLGHIVEEGKVFDQVLLSIFKNPHSYTGEDVVEISCHGSTYIQQQIIQLLLRKGCRMAQAGEFTLRAFLNGKLDLSQAEAVADLISSDNEASHQIAMQQMRGGFSNEIGKLREELLNFASLIELELDFAEEDVEFADRTQFKELLTRIEFVLKRLIDSFAVGNVIKNGIPVAIVGEPNVGKSTLLNALLNEERAIVSEIAGTTRDTIEDELVIGGIGFRFIDTAGIRETKDVVESIGIKKTFEKIEQAQVIIYLIDSSQLALDNENLKEVQVELEKIKNQFPLKALVVIGNKSDKLSEAQVDNLKSNIPNILLLSAKEKSGIEALKNQLLSFVNTGALRNNETIVTNTRHYDSLLKALEEIQKVRFGMDTNLSSDLMAIDIKQALYYFGEITGEVTNDELLGNIFANFCIGK from the coding sequence ATGATTTCTCAAGAAACTATTGTGGCTTTAGCTTCTCCATCAGGTGCTGGTGCGATTGCCGTTATCCGACTTTCGGGACCCCATGCTTTGACTATTGCAGAACAGGTCTTTCAATCGGTGTCTAAGAAATCTATTAGCCTCCAAAAAACGCATACCATTCATTTAGGACATATTGTAGAAGAGGGAAAGGTGTTTGACCAAGTCTTATTGTCTATTTTTAAAAACCCTCACTCCTATACTGGCGAAGATGTGGTAGAGATTTCCTGTCATGGCTCGACTTACATTCAGCAACAAATCATTCAGTTACTGTTGCGAAAAGGTTGTCGCATGGCACAAGCGGGGGAATTTACTTTAAGAGCGTTTCTGAACGGTAAACTCGACTTATCTCAAGCCGAAGCGGTGGCCGATTTGATTTCTTCAGATAATGAAGCCAGTCACCAAATTGCCATGCAGCAAATGCGCGGGGGTTTCTCGAATGAAATTGGCAAACTAAGAGAAGAACTCTTAAACTTTGCTTCACTTATCGAACTCGAATTAGACTTTGCCGAAGAAGATGTAGAATTTGCCGATCGTACTCAGTTTAAAGAATTATTGACTCGCATTGAGTTTGTCTTGAAACGCTTAATCGATTCTTTTGCGGTGGGTAATGTGATTAAAAATGGGATTCCGGTAGCGATTGTGGGAGAACCTAACGTGGGGAAATCTACTTTATTGAATGCTTTATTGAATGAAGAACGCGCCATCGTTTCCGAAATTGCAGGTACTACTCGAGATACTATTGAAGACGAATTAGTCATTGGAGGCATTGGTTTCCGATTTATTGATACCGCAGGTATACGAGAAACCAAAGATGTAGTTGAAAGCATTGGCATCAAAAAAACCTTTGAAAAGATAGAACAGGCACAAGTTATCATTTATCTAATTGACAGTTCCCAATTGGCTTTAGATAATGAGAACCTCAAAGAAGTTCAGGTTGAACTCGAAAAAATAAAAAATCAGTTTCCGTTAAAAGCGTTAGTAGTTATTGGCAACAAGTCCGATAAATTATCCGAAGCTCAGGTGGATAATCTCAAATCCAATATCCCAAACATCTTATTGCTTTCGGCTAAAGAAAAGTCGGGCATAGAAGCACTTAAAAACCAACTCCTTTCTTTTGTGAATACTGGAGCCTTGCGCAATAACGAAACCATTGTGACCAACACGCGTCATTATGATTCGTTGTTAAAAGCTTTAGAAGAAATTCAAAAAGTACGCTTTGGTATGGATACTAACTTGTCTTCCGACTTGATGGCAATTGATATCAAACAAGCCTTGTATTACTTTGGCGAGATTACGGGGGAAGTAACTAATGATGAGCTTTTGGGCAACATCTTCGCTAACTTTTGTATCGGAAAATAA
- a CDS encoding ion transporter — MLKKKTYNFININSLFQKFIYTLIILNVLSLILASYKEIYTKYELFFENFELFSVIIFSVEYILRFWTADLDYEKGSPFSKRMKFSLSAFGLIDLFAILPFYLPLLFPFDLRVLRILRLFRLLRIFKLGRLSKSLQTITSVLKESKSELSITLFVAFILMILSSTLMYYVENEAQPDKFENIGQSLWWSVATLTTVGYGDIYPITGLGKILSSIIALIGIGFVALPTGIISSAFISRMQKDKENGKECECPNCGTKF, encoded by the coding sequence ATGCTAAAGAAAAAAACATACAATTTCATTAATATAAATTCGTTATTCCAAAAGTTCATTTATACTTTAATAATTTTAAATGTACTTTCTTTAATTCTCGCATCTTACAAGGAGATTTATACCAAATACGAATTGTTTTTTGAAAACTTTGAATTGTTTTCAGTCATAATTTTCTCGGTAGAATATATCTTAAGGTTTTGGACAGCAGATTTAGATTATGAAAAAGGCTCCCCTTTTTCAAAAAGAATGAAATTCAGCTTATCTGCTTTTGGCTTAATTGATTTATTTGCAATTTTGCCTTTTTATTTGCCTCTACTCTTTCCTTTCGATTTAAGAGTTTTGAGAATCTTGCGTTTATTCAGATTATTGAGAATATTTAAACTGGGAAGATTATCAAAGTCACTTCAAACCATCACAAGTGTTTTAAAAGAATCGAAATCAGAATTATCAATAACCTTATTTGTTGCATTTATATTGATGATTTTATCATCAACTCTAATGTATTATGTAGAAAATGAAGCTCAACCTGACAAGTTTGAAAATATTGGACAATCCCTTTGGTGGTCAGTTGCAACTTTAACAACTGTAGGTTATGGCGACATATACCCAATTACAGGTTTAGGAAAAATTTTAAGTTCTATAATTGCACTTATCGGAATTGGATTTGTTGCTTTGCCAACAGGAATAATAAGTTCAGCATTTATTAGTAGAATGCAAAAAGATAAAGAAAATGGAAAAGAATGTGAATGCCCGAATTGCGGAACAAAATTCTAA
- a CDS encoding DUF3997 domain-containing protein — MRKLRLLLVIFILTFFVGCAWLDESEVKKIEGSYVTYWGDLESNRGICKGTIGGSIFEIIVDSYVYSVGHSDKFIFAKTHFGNNPDIHYYIIDTIKNVKSKKGVYGPLNKIQFDSLTKQLKIAKIKFDMNFNEHP, encoded by the coding sequence ATGAGAAAACTTAGACTTTTATTGGTAATTTTCATATTAACGTTTTTTGTCGGGTGCGCTTGGCTAGACGAAAGCGAAGTTAAGAAAATAGAAGGCAGTTATGTGACTTATTGGGGTGATTTAGAATCTAACAGAGGAATATGTAAAGGTACAATCGGCGGTTCAATATTTGAGATTATTGTAGATTCTTATGTTTATTCAGTTGGTCATAGTGACAAATTTATATTTGCAAAAACTCATTTTGGAAATAATCCCGATATTCATTATTACATAATTGACACAATTAAAAATGTGAAATCGAAGAAAGGTGTTTATGGACCTTTAAATAAAATTCAATTTGATAGTCTAACTAAGCAATTGAAAATAGCAAAGATTAAGTTTGATATGAATTTTAACGAGCATCCATAA
- a CDS encoding DNA adenine methylase, protein MTKKTKNFITAPLPFMGQKRNFLKDFNKALENYPDNAIYVDLFGGSGLLSHTVKQLYPKARVIYNDYDNFSKRLQNIAKTNALLADIRVILEGYPKDKKIDDPYKSAILSRLELEDKAGFVDWITISSSILFSGKYHLNLQEFQKATLYNTIRMSDYSADGYLEGVERVADDYKKIFQAFKDNECVVFLVDPPYLSTDVKAYKSYWKLADYLDVLTVLDGTRYFYFTSNKSSIIELCEWIENSTVGNPFKDANRSFVTNSVNFNATYTDIMVFK, encoded by the coding sequence ATGACTAAAAAAACGAAGAATTTTATCACTGCACCATTGCCGTTTATGGGACAAAAACGCAACTTTTTGAAAGATTTTAACAAAGCTTTAGAAAACTATCCAGATAACGCAATTTATGTGGATTTATTTGGAGGTTCTGGGTTATTATCGCACACAGTCAAACAGCTTTATCCAAAAGCTAGAGTAATTTACAATGATTACGATAATTTTTCAAAAAGGCTTCAAAATATCGCTAAAACAAACGCTTTATTAGCAGATATTAGAGTGATTTTAGAGGGATATCCAAAAGATAAAAAGATAGATGACCCTTATAAAAGTGCAATATTGAGCCGTTTAGAACTGGAAGATAAAGCAGGGTTTGTTGATTGGATTACTATAAGCAGCTCTATTTTGTTTAGTGGTAAGTATCATTTGAACCTGCAGGAGTTCCAGAAGGCTACGTTATACAATACTATTCGAATGAGTGACTATAGTGCTGATGGTTATCTTGAGGGTGTTGAGCGTGTGGCCGATGACTATAAGAAGATATTTCAAGCATTTAAGGATAATGAGTGTGTTGTCTTTTTAGTTGATCCGCCATATTTATCTACTGATGTGAAAGCATATAAGAGTTACTGGAAGCTTGCGGACTATTTAGATGTTCTGACTGTGCTTGATGGTACCAGATACTTCTACTTTACCAGTAATAAATCCTCAATAATTGAACTGTGTGAATGGATTGAGAATAGTACTGTGGGTAATCCATTCAAGGATGCGAATAGGTCGTTTGTAACTAATTCAGTAAACTTCAATGCAACCTATACGGATATTATGGTGTTTAAATAG